Proteins encoded in a region of the Athene noctua chromosome 4, bAthNoc1.hap1.1, whole genome shotgun sequence genome:
- the SMIM18 gene encoding small integral membrane protein 18, translated as MATLNTTHWNETTSISQYLGFQVQKIYPFHDNWNTACFIILIIFIFTVVSLVVLAFLYELLDCCCCVKNKTVKDLENEPNPVRAMMNSFRKHETEVV; from the coding sequence ATGGCAACCCTCAACACCACGCACTGGAATGAGACTACATCCATTTCCCAGTATCTGGGCTTTCAAGTGCAAAAAATTTACCCTTTCCATGATAACTGGAACACTGCCTGCTTTATTATTCTGATCATATTCATCTTTACAGTAGTTTCTCTGGTGGTGTTGGCTTTCCTCTATGAACTGCTAGACTGTTGCTGCtgtgtgaaaaataaaactgtgaaaGACTTGGAGAACGAACCCAATCCTGTTAGAGCAATGATGAACAGCTTCAGGAAGCATGAAACAGAGGTGGTGTAG